A genomic segment from Alistipes senegalensis JC50 encodes:
- a CDS encoding methyltransferase RsmF C-terminal domain-like protein has protein sequence MTLPAKFVERVLYDLGEAEGRALCAALDGVPPVSVRVNPVKAAPGALPALEIAGQVPWCRDGRYLAVRPSFTLDPDFHAGAYYVQEASSQFVGHLLEGVRTEGVRILDLCAAPGGKTTLYASLAGPGGLVVANEIDRRRAAVLADNVRKWGTGNVAVTTCEPRMLGDFEAWFDIVAVDAPCSGEGMFRKDCEARGEWSEGSVKLCAARQDGILREAWRALKPGGTLVYSTCTFNRDEDEGALERMLAWAGDEVAESDEIAVEDAWGIVCGRVGAFRTFRFYPHRACGEGFFAAVARKSFDAGGRARTPKARRTVFAAADRKTSAELARWVREPDRMCFAQVADTFYAWYAAQSDAVRALSEALPVICSGVALGQVFKGTLKPDPALALFDGLNRGAVPVAELDEAEALRYLRKQEIAAAGLAEGVNLVCARGRALGFAKRIGARVNNMYPNSLRIIKQ, from the coding sequence ATGACGCTGCCTGCGAAATTCGTCGAACGGGTTCTGTACGACCTGGGTGAGGCGGAGGGACGCGCCCTCTGCGCCGCGCTCGACGGGGTACCGCCGGTGTCGGTGCGGGTCAATCCCGTGAAAGCGGCTCCCGGTGCGTTGCCCGCGCTGGAGATCGCCGGACAGGTGCCGTGGTGCCGCGACGGGCGTTACCTTGCCGTGCGTCCGTCTTTCACGCTCGACCCCGATTTCCACGCCGGGGCCTACTACGTGCAGGAGGCTTCGTCGCAGTTCGTGGGACACCTGTTGGAGGGCGTGCGGACCGAAGGGGTCCGCATCCTCGACTTGTGTGCGGCTCCGGGCGGCAAGACGACGCTCTACGCCTCGCTGGCCGGGCCCGGCGGACTGGTCGTCGCCAACGAGATCGACCGCCGCCGCGCCGCCGTGCTGGCGGACAACGTGCGCAAGTGGGGCACGGGCAACGTGGCCGTCACGACCTGCGAACCGCGTATGCTGGGCGACTTCGAGGCGTGGTTCGACATCGTGGCCGTGGACGCCCCCTGCTCCGGCGAGGGGATGTTCCGCAAAGACTGCGAGGCCCGCGGCGAATGGAGTGAGGGGAGTGTGAAACTCTGCGCGGCGCGTCAGGACGGCATCCTGCGCGAGGCGTGGCGGGCTCTGAAGCCGGGCGGAACGCTCGTTTACAGCACCTGCACGTTCAACCGCGACGAGGACGAGGGGGCGTTGGAGCGGATGCTCGCATGGGCCGGCGACGAGGTCGCCGAATCGGACGAGATCGCCGTGGAGGATGCGTGGGGCATCGTCTGCGGGCGTGTCGGGGCGTTCCGGACGTTCCGGTTCTATCCCCACAGGGCCTGCGGCGAGGGATTCTTCGCCGCCGTGGCCCGCAAGTCGTTCGACGCCGGGGGGCGTGCACGCACGCCGAAGGCGCGGCGCACGGTATTTGCGGCGGCGGATAGGAAGACCTCCGCCGAACTGGCCCGCTGGGTCCGGGAGCCGGACCGGATGTGTTTCGCGCAGGTCGCCGACACGTTCTATGCGTGGTATGCGGCGCAGTCCGACGCCGTGCGGGCGTTGTCCGAGGCGCTGCCCGTCATTTGTTCGGGCGTGGCGCTGGGGCAGGTCTTCAAAGGGACGCTGAAACCCGATCCCGCGCTGGCTCTCTTCGACGGGCTGAACCGCGGGGCGGTGCCCGTCGCGGAGCTGGACGAAGCGGAGGCGCTGCGCTACCTGCGCAAGCAGGAGATCGCCGCCGCAGGGCTGGCCGAAGGGGTGAATCTCGTCTGCGCGCGGGGGCGTGCGCTGGGATTCGCCAAGCGGATCGGCGCCCGGGTGAACAACATGTATCCCAATTCGTTGCGAATCATAAAACAATAG
- a CDS encoding MerR family transcriptional regulator, with amino-acid sequence MAEKLYYSMGEVAEMFDVNTSLIRHWESQFSILRPKRNKKGNRLFSPQDVENLKLIYHLVKERGMTLEGARKALRKGPAGSGVDRDAELMERLQHIRALLVEVREDLKAGEGEIVADTDDAAEDGTPEAAPVRRRAKAVVKIDESTGGELSDDGQAAAKRTVRKPRRKKEEVEHKELFAFYEQSLF; translated from the coding sequence ATGGCCGAAAAACTTTATTATTCGATGGGCGAGGTGGCCGAGATGTTCGATGTCAATACGTCGCTCATCCGCCACTGGGAGTCGCAGTTCAGCATCCTCCGCCCCAAGCGCAATAAGAAAGGCAACCGCCTCTTCTCGCCGCAGGACGTTGAGAATCTGAAGCTGATCTACCATCTGGTCAAGGAGCGCGGCATGACGCTCGAAGGGGCCCGCAAGGCGCTCCGCAAGGGGCCTGCCGGGAGCGGCGTGGACCGCGACGCCGAACTGATGGAACGTCTGCAACACATCCGCGCCCTGCTGGTCGAGGTCCGCGAGGACCTGAAAGCCGGGGAGGGGGAGATCGTGGCCGATACGGACGACGCCGCTGAGGACGGGACGCCGGAGGCCGCTCCCGTGCGCCGCCGTGCCAAGGCTGTGGTGAAGATCGACGAATCGACGGGCGGGGAGCTTTCCGATGACGGACAGGCCGCTGCCAAACGCACCGTCCGCAAGCCCCGCCGCAAGAAGGAGGAGGTCGAGCACAAGGAGCTGTTCGCGTTCTACGAACAATCGTTGTTTTAA
- a CDS encoding Nif3-like dinuclear metal center hexameric protein — MKISQITEVIERFAPLGWQESYDNAGLIVGRPDDEVHKALLAVDVTEEVLDEAEAEGCDIVLTHHPIVFHALKRFNSADPVQRCVERAIRSRIALYACHTNLDSAPGGMSWRLAGMLGVGNLEVLQPAEVGGGVGFGVVGDLPEAVDTVEFMRFVRRKLGVKVVRHSDVATPEVRRVAVCTGAGASLIGDARRAGAGIYITADLKYNDFMTPDKALTVVDIGHFESEYCVIELLFDILSKNLCTFAVRKSEHSRNPVNYLVQV, encoded by the coding sequence ATGAAGATCAGTCAGATAACCGAAGTCATCGAACGCTTCGCCCCGCTGGGCTGGCAGGAATCGTATGACAATGCCGGACTTATCGTCGGGCGTCCCGACGACGAGGTCCACAAAGCCCTGCTGGCCGTGGATGTCACGGAAGAGGTGCTGGACGAGGCCGAAGCCGAGGGGTGCGACATCGTGCTGACGCACCATCCGATCGTCTTCCATGCGCTCAAGCGTTTCAACTCCGCGGACCCCGTGCAGCGGTGCGTCGAGCGGGCCATCCGCAGCCGGATCGCCCTCTATGCCTGCCACACCAACCTCGACAGCGCCCCCGGAGGGATGAGCTGGCGGCTGGCCGGGATGCTGGGCGTCGGGAACCTCGAAGTGCTGCAACCCGCGGAAGTCGGCGGAGGCGTGGGGTTCGGCGTGGTGGGTGATCTGCCCGAAGCCGTCGATACCGTGGAGTTCATGCGGTTCGTCCGGCGGAAGCTCGGAGTGAAGGTCGTCAGACACAGCGACGTGGCGACTCCCGAGGTGCGCCGCGTGGCGGTCTGCACCGGTGCCGGGGCCTCGCTGATCGGCGACGCACGCCGCGCCGGAGCCGGAATCTACATCACCGCGGACTTGAAGTACAACGACTTCATGACACCCGATAAGGCCCTCACGGTAGTGGATATAGGCCATTTTGAGAGCGAATATTGCGTAATTGAGCTATTATTTGATATTTTATCGAAAAATTTATGTACCTTTGCGGTTCGCAAGAGTGAACACTCTCGCAATCCGGTGAATTATCTGGTGCAAGTCTAA
- a CDS encoding zinc ribbon domain-containing protein yields the protein MATQKKTAEVDYSMQEKILALYELQKIDSKIDEINKVKGELPLEVQDLEDEMAGMKTRIEHINAEIEELNTLSKQRKREVDQAKIMIGNYKEQQNNVRNNREFDAITKEIEYQELEIELAEKRLKEYAAGVKVKKAQLEEAEALSKERTADLGAKKAELEGIEAETAPLVAEYSVQADGVKEKIDERLLAAYERIRRNVRNGLAVVTVKRDACGGCFNRIPPQRQVDIRQGKKIIICEYCGRILVADPEESQE from the coding sequence ATGGCAACACAAAAGAAGACGGCCGAGGTTGATTACTCGATGCAGGAGAAGATCCTGGCGCTCTACGAGCTGCAAAAGATCGACAGCAAGATCGACGAGATCAACAAGGTGAAAGGTGAACTGCCTCTTGAAGTTCAGGATCTCGAAGACGAGATGGCCGGGATGAAGACCCGCATCGAGCACATCAACGCGGAGATCGAGGAGCTCAACACGCTCTCCAAGCAGCGCAAGCGCGAGGTGGACCAAGCCAAGATCATGATCGGCAACTACAAGGAGCAGCAGAACAACGTGCGCAACAACCGCGAGTTCGACGCCATCACCAAGGAGATCGAGTATCAGGAACTCGAAATCGAGCTGGCCGAAAAGCGTCTGAAAGAGTATGCTGCCGGTGTGAAGGTCAAGAAAGCCCAGCTGGAGGAGGCCGAGGCGCTCTCGAAGGAGCGCACCGCGGACCTCGGGGCCAAGAAGGCCGAGCTGGAGGGCATCGAGGCGGAAACCGCGCCGCTGGTGGCGGAGTATTCCGTGCAGGCCGACGGCGTCAAGGAGAAGATCGACGAGCGGCTGCTCGCCGCCTACGAGCGCATCCGCCGCAACGTCCGCAACGGACTGGCCGTGGTGACCGTGAAGCGCGATGCCTGCGGAGGGTGTTTCAACCGCATCCCGCCCCAACGTCAGGTGGACATCCGCCAGGGTAAGAAGATCATTATCTGCGAGTACTGCGGCCGTATTCTGGTGGCCGATCCCGAAGAATCGCAGGAATAG
- a CDS encoding NAD+ synthase, with the protein MKIAIAQLNYTIGDVDGNASKIIDSINKAKAQRADLVIFAEQAVSGTPAFDLLRKTTFLELCEDALVEIASCCDGIAAIVGLPILTNNGTISAAALIQDRKVLRYVGKKYITARREMGFLTPSKGFEYATIKGHKCAIIVGDDLSREHDFDQSVETVISINARKYGKGTMTYRYEMMRHLAFVEGKNLVLVNQVGGSTDIVYDGTSGAMNGRGEVVLMMKNFEEDFQIFDTEAAAEPIALPSTYNDRTRLVYEAARCGLRDFFRKNGYKKASIGLSGGIDSAVVACIAADALGAENVRALLMPSPFSSFESVEDAKELARNLGIEYNVIPISEIYTSVVNTLKPVIGGTEFDATEENIQTRIRTVLLMALQNKTDYILLNSSNKSENALGLCTLYGDTAGAFSPTGDLYKSEMYDVARYINRTQGNPIPESILTKEPSSELHPGQKDSDILPPYEVVDAILTRMIEEGQHREEIVNAGFDSEVVEKIHAMIMHNEKKRYQFPPVLRLSSCTFGHERLMPLTNKYGD; encoded by the coding sequence ATGAAAATAGCTATTGCCCAGTTGAATTACACGATCGGAGATGTGGACGGCAACGCATCGAAGATCATCGACTCGATCAACAAAGCGAAAGCACAGCGCGCCGACCTGGTGATCTTCGCCGAACAGGCCGTGAGCGGAACCCCTGCCTTCGACCTGCTGCGGAAAACGACCTTCCTCGAATTGTGCGAGGACGCATTGGTCGAGATCGCCTCGTGCTGCGACGGCATCGCCGCCATCGTGGGATTGCCGATCCTCACGAACAACGGCACGATCAGCGCCGCGGCGCTGATCCAGGACCGCAAGGTGCTGCGCTACGTCGGCAAGAAATACATCACGGCGCGCCGCGAGATGGGCTTCCTGACCCCCTCGAAGGGCTTCGAATACGCCACCATCAAGGGCCACAAGTGCGCCATCATCGTGGGCGACGATCTGAGCCGCGAGCACGATTTCGACCAGTCGGTCGAAACCGTCATCTCGATCAACGCCCGCAAGTACGGCAAGGGAACCATGACCTACCGGTATGAAATGATGCGCCATCTGGCGTTCGTCGAGGGCAAGAACCTCGTGCTGGTCAACCAGGTGGGCGGTTCGACCGACATCGTGTACGACGGTACGTCGGGGGCGATGAACGGCCGCGGCGAAGTGGTGCTGATGATGAAGAATTTCGAGGAGGATTTCCAGATCTTCGACACCGAGGCCGCTGCGGAGCCGATCGCTCTCCCCTCGACCTACAACGACCGCACGCGGCTGGTTTACGAGGCGGCCCGCTGCGGACTGCGCGATTTCTTCCGCAAGAACGGCTACAAAAAGGCTTCGATCGGCCTCTCGGGCGGTATCGACTCGGCCGTGGTGGCCTGCATCGCCGCCGATGCGCTGGGCGCGGAGAATGTCCGGGCGCTGCTGATGCCCTCGCCGTTCTCCTCTTTCGAGTCGGTGGAGGACGCCAAGGAGCTGGCCCGCAACCTCGGCATCGAATACAACGTCATTCCCATTTCCGAAATCTATACCAGCGTGGTGAACACCCTGAAACCCGTCATCGGCGGCACGGAGTTCGACGCCACGGAGGAGAATATCCAGACCCGCATCCGCACGGTGTTGCTGATGGCCTTGCAGAACAAGACGGACTACATCCTGCTGAACTCCTCGAACAAGAGCGAGAACGCGCTGGGACTCTGCACCCTGTACGGCGACACGGCGGGGGCGTTCAGCCCCACGGGCGACCTCTACAAGAGCGAAATGTACGACGTGGCCCGCTACATCAACCGTACGCAGGGCAATCCGATTCCCGAAAGCATCCTGACGAAAGAACCCTCCTCGGAACTCCATCCGGGGCAGAAGGACAGCGACATCCTGCCGCCCTACGAGGTGGTGGACGCCATTCTGACGCGCATGATCGAGGAGGGACAGCACCGCGAGGAGATCGTCAACGCGGGATTCGATTCGGAAGTCGTGGAGAAGATCCACGCGATGATCATGCACAACGAGAAGAAACGCTACCAGTTCCCGCCCGTGCTGCGGTTGTCGTCGTGCACTTTCGGTCACGAGCGGCTGATGCCCCTGACCAATAAATACGGAGATTAG
- a CDS encoding SoxR reducing system RseC family protein, translated as MERTERGAVHVRITSRSACGSCKARQACGLAEAQEKVVVVATPEAASFAAGDAVSVGVRRSAGMRAVVLAYVGALAVLMAVLVAAIAGMGWSEGAGALAAIAGVGVYYFVLWLFRAKIEHTIQFTITKI; from the coding sequence GTGGAACGTACGGAGCGCGGCGCGGTCCATGTGCGTATCACCTCCCGGAGCGCCTGCGGAAGCTGCAAGGCCCGTCAGGCGTGCGGATTGGCCGAGGCTCAGGAAAAGGTCGTCGTCGTGGCGACCCCAGAGGCCGCGTCGTTCGCGGCGGGCGATGCCGTGTCGGTCGGCGTGCGTCGAAGCGCAGGCATGCGGGCCGTCGTGCTGGCATACGTCGGCGCCCTGGCGGTGCTCATGGCGGTGCTCGTGGCGGCCATTGCCGGCATGGGGTGGAGTGAAGGCGCAGGCGCCCTCGCGGCGATCGCCGGCGTGGGCGTCTACTATTTCGTGCTGTGGCTCTTCCGCGCGAAAATCGAACACACAATTCAATTTACAATAACTAAAATCTGA
- a CDS encoding RnfABCDGE type electron transport complex subunit B, translating into MEVLLYTILTLCALGVLSAVILYFVAQKFRVEEDPRIDEVEKMLPGANCGGCGFAGCRGMADALVKQDDISSLFCPVGGGDCMKAVAAYLGKAAAEKQPEVATVRCGGTCEKRPRTNDFDGAKSCAVASSLYVGETGCAFGCLGFGDCVAVCAFDAIHINPATGLPEVDPDKCTACGACVKACPKMIIELRKKWPKNRAVYVSCVSKDKGAVVMKACKAGCIGCGKCVKVCAFDAITVENNLAYIDPQKCKLCCKCVNECPTGAIRLVGMDPLPKAPKAAPAAPAAPAAPKAETAPAAEKPAAPAAPKAEAAPDTKVPSES; encoded by the coding sequence ATGGAAGTATTACTTTACACGATCCTGACGCTGTGCGCGCTGGGCGTGCTCTCGGCGGTGATCCTCTATTTCGTGGCCCAGAAGTTCCGGGTCGAGGAGGACCCGCGCATCGACGAGGTGGAGAAGATGCTCCCCGGCGCCAACTGCGGCGGCTGCGGATTCGCAGGCTGCCGGGGTATGGCCGATGCGCTGGTCAAGCAGGATGACATTTCGTCGCTGTTCTGCCCCGTGGGCGGCGGCGACTGCATGAAGGCCGTGGCTGCGTACCTCGGAAAGGCCGCTGCCGAGAAGCAGCCCGAAGTGGCGACCGTCCGCTGCGGCGGTACGTGCGAGAAGCGTCCCCGGACGAACGATTTCGACGGGGCCAAGTCGTGCGCCGTGGCTTCGTCGCTCTATGTGGGCGAGACGGGCTGTGCGTTCGGCTGCCTCGGATTCGGCGACTGCGTCGCGGTCTGCGCCTTCGACGCCATTCACATCAATCCCGCGACGGGGCTTCCGGAGGTCGATCCCGACAAATGTACGGCCTGCGGCGCCTGCGTGAAGGCATGTCCGAAAATGATCATCGAACTGCGCAAGAAGTGGCCCAAGAACCGCGCGGTTTACGTGTCGTGCGTCTCGAAAGACAAGGGTGCCGTGGTGATGAAAGCCTGCAAGGCCGGGTGTATCGGCTGCGGCAAGTGCGTGAAGGTCTGCGCCTTCGACGCCATCACCGTGGAGAACAACCTCGCCTACATCGACCCGCAGAAGTGCAAGCTGTGCTGCAAGTGCGTGAACGAGTGCCCCACGGGCGCCATCCGGCTGGTCGGCATGGACCCGCTGCCCAAGGCCCCGAAGGCCGCCCCTGCGGCTCCGGCTGCCCCTGCGGCTCCCAAGGCCGAAACGGCCCCTGCGGCGGAGAAACCTGCGGCTCCCGCGGCCCCGAAGGCCGAGGCTGCGCCTGATACGAAAGTTCCGTCGGAGTCGTGA
- the rsxC gene encoding electron transport complex subunit RsxC, whose translation MKTFPMGGVHPSENKLSCAKPIEVLPLPEVVTIPLAQHIGAPAVAKVAKGDKVLTGQLIAEAGSFMSANIHSPVSGTVTAVDMVPNGQGLRQMMITIKREGDEWAEGIDRSETLVKVCPLSAQEIVAKIKDAGIVGMGGATFPTHVKLSVPPGKKAECVIINGVECEPYLTSDHRTMLEHGEELVVGVTILMKAVGVEKAYIGIENNKPDAIAHLKQIAEGYKGIEVVPLKVRYPQGGEKQLIAAVTGRQVPPPPALPIDVGAVVCNASTTVAVYRAVQKSMPLIERVVTVTGKRLKEPKNLLTRMGTPVSALLEAAGGVPDEPAKVINGGPMMGRAMVNLDSPVTKGCSGITVLSGREAVRREAAQCIKCAKCVSACPMGLEPYYLSKMTQKKGWDVLEQQMITSCIECGCCQSTCPSYLPLLDWIRLGKQTVMGIIRARAAAAPKK comes from the coding sequence ATGAAGACATTTCCAATGGGCGGAGTCCATCCGTCGGAAAATAAGCTGAGCTGCGCCAAACCGATCGAGGTTCTGCCGCTGCCCGAGGTGGTGACGATTCCCCTCGCGCAGCACATCGGGGCTCCCGCCGTGGCCAAGGTCGCCAAGGGCGACAAGGTGCTGACGGGACAGCTCATCGCCGAAGCCGGCAGCTTCATGTCGGCGAACATTCACTCCCCGGTGTCGGGAACGGTCACGGCCGTGGATATGGTTCCCAACGGCCAGGGCCTGCGCCAGATGATGATCACGATCAAGCGCGAGGGCGACGAGTGGGCCGAGGGCATCGACCGCTCGGAGACGCTGGTGAAGGTCTGCCCCCTCTCGGCGCAGGAGATCGTCGCCAAGATCAAGGACGCCGGTATCGTCGGCATGGGCGGCGCGACGTTCCCTACGCACGTGAAGCTCTCGGTGCCTCCCGGTAAGAAGGCCGAGTGCGTCATCATCAACGGCGTGGAGTGCGAACCCTATCTCACTTCGGACCATCGCACGATGCTGGAGCACGGCGAGGAGCTGGTGGTCGGCGTGACGATCCTGATGAAGGCCGTGGGCGTGGAGAAAGCCTATATCGGCATCGAGAACAACAAACCCGACGCCATCGCGCACCTGAAGCAGATCGCGGAGGGATACAAGGGTATCGAGGTGGTGCCTCTGAAAGTGAGGTACCCGCAGGGCGGTGAGAAACAGCTCATTGCGGCCGTCACGGGCCGTCAGGTGCCGCCCCCGCCCGCGCTGCCCATCGACGTGGGCGCCGTGGTGTGCAACGCTTCGACGACCGTGGCCGTCTACCGCGCCGTGCAGAAGTCGATGCCGCTGATCGAGCGCGTGGTGACCGTCACGGGCAAACGTCTGAAGGAGCCCAAGAACCTGCTGACCCGCATGGGTACGCCGGTTTCGGCATTGCTGGAGGCTGCCGGGGGTGTTCCCGACGAGCCTGCGAAGGTGATCAACGGCGGTCCGATGATGGGTCGTGCGATGGTCAACCTCGACTCGCCCGTCACGAAGGGGTGTTCGGGAATCACGGTCCTTTCGGGCCGCGAGGCCGTGCGCCGCGAAGCCGCGCAGTGCATCAAGTGCGCCAAGTGCGTGTCGGCCTGCCCGATGGGTCTGGAACCCTATTACCTCTCGAAAATGACGCAGAAGAAGGGATGGGACGTGCTGGAACAGCAGATGATCACCTCGTGCATCGAGTGCGGATGCTGCCAGTCCACGTGCCCCTCGTACCTGCCGCTGCTGGACTGGATACGTCTCGGAAAACAGACCGTGATGGGAATTATCCGCGCACGCGCTGCCGCAGCGCCGAAAAAATAA
- a CDS encoding RnfABCDGE type electron transport complex subunit D produces the protein MANKLIVAPAPHVQTSQSTARIMRDVVIALMPALVVSTVVFGADVLRVTALSVAACVAFEYLIQKFLVRGAVTVTNWSAAVTGVLLAFNLPASIPWWIVVIGAFVAIAIAKMTFGGLGKNPFNPALVGRVFLLIAYPVQMTTFPMPVNGAFDALSGATPLAAVKQGVLDSGAVGTQELLLGNIPGSMGEVAALALLCGFVYLLWRRVITWHIPVTVLVTMAVFAFIVACFKIDSAFQYASVDELKLHAVMSDMSFFDYYLSFLKPYAPYFGFALFHVLAGGAVLGAVFMATDYSTSPMTVKGGVIFAVGIGAITMCIRLWGAYPEGMSFAILIMNACVPLINKYVKPKRFGVK, from the coding sequence ATGGCAAACAAACTCATTGTAGCTCCTGCGCCGCATGTCCAGACCTCGCAGTCAACGGCACGGATCATGCGCGACGTGGTGATCGCGCTGATGCCTGCGCTGGTCGTCTCGACCGTGGTGTTCGGAGCCGACGTGCTGCGCGTTACGGCCCTTTCGGTGGCGGCGTGCGTGGCGTTCGAGTACCTGATTCAGAAATTCCTGGTCCGCGGCGCGGTGACCGTCACCAACTGGTCGGCCGCGGTGACCGGCGTGCTGCTGGCCTTCAACCTTCCGGCGTCGATTCCCTGGTGGATCGTCGTGATCGGCGCGTTCGTGGCGATCGCCATCGCCAAGATGACTTTCGGAGGTCTCGGCAAGAATCCTTTCAATCCTGCGTTGGTGGGCCGCGTGTTCCTGCTGATCGCCTACCCGGTGCAGATGACCACCTTCCCGATGCCGGTGAACGGCGCGTTCGACGCCCTTTCGGGCGCCACGCCGCTGGCCGCCGTGAAACAAGGGGTTTTGGACTCCGGGGCCGTAGGCACTCAGGAATTGCTGCTGGGTAACATCCCCGGTTCGATGGGCGAGGTGGCCGCGCTGGCGCTGCTGTGCGGCTTCGTCTACCTGCTGTGGCGGCGCGTCATCACGTGGCATATTCCCGTGACGGTACTCGTGACGATGGCTGTGTTCGCATTCATTGTGGCTTGTTTCAAAATTGATTCGGCTTTTCAATACGCTAGTGTGGATGAATTGAAGCTTCATGCGGTAATGTCTGATATGTCGTTTTTTGACTATTATCTGTCGTTTCTGAAACCTTATGCGCCTTATTTCGGCTTTGCTTTGTTCCACGTGCTGGCTGGAGGTGCGGTCCTCGGAGCCGTGTTCATGGCGACGGACTATTCCACGTCGCCGATGACCGTCAAAGGCGGGGTGATCTTCGCCGTGGGAATCGGCGCGATCACCATGTGCATCCGTCTGTGGGGCGCCTATCCCGAGGGCATGTCGTTCGCCATCCTCATCATGAACGCCTGCGTGCCCCTGATCAACAAGTATGTCAAACCCAAGCGCTTCGGCGTGAAATAA
- a CDS encoding RnfABCDGE type electron transport complex subunit G has translation MKSTLLNMTAVLFGITLAASAGVGVVNMITEEPIAAAKEAATKAALTEVLPAFDATEAEELTIDEMPITVYTATKEGAVSGYAVQSMTKQGFGGVVRLMVGFTPEGEVVNVNVLEQTETPGLGTKMADEGNVLLASVKGQKLEEKKLVNGKLAVKKDGGDVDALTAATISSRAYVDAINRAWMAYKSVVTGEAPADAASGATAAAAAERTNGPEAQEGGQNE, from the coding sequence ATGAAAAGCACACTTTTGAACATGACGGCCGTCCTCTTCGGCATCACCCTCGCGGCTTCGGCGGGAGTGGGCGTCGTCAACATGATTACCGAAGAGCCGATCGCCGCGGCCAAGGAGGCGGCGACGAAGGCGGCGCTTACGGAGGTACTCCCGGCGTTCGATGCGACGGAGGCCGAGGAGCTGACGATCGACGAAATGCCGATTACGGTCTATACGGCCACCAAGGAGGGCGCCGTGAGCGGATATGCCGTGCAATCGATGACTAAGCAGGGATTCGGCGGCGTGGTGCGCCTGATGGTGGGCTTTACGCCCGAGGGCGAGGTGGTGAACGTCAACGTGCTGGAGCAGACCGAGACCCCGGGTCTGGGAACCAAGATGGCCGACGAGGGCAACGTCCTGCTCGCCAGCGTCAAGGGACAGAAACTCGAGGAGAAGAAGCTCGTGAACGGCAAACTGGCCGTGAAGAAGGACGGCGGCGATGTCGATGCGCTGACCGCTGCGACCATCTCTTCGCGCGCCTATGTCGATGCGATCAACCGTGCATGGATGGCTTATAAGAGCGTCGTGACGGGCGAAGCCCCGGCGGACGCGGCATCCGGAGCGACGGCAGCGGCCGCCGCCGAACGAACCAACGGGCCTGAGGCTCAGGAAGGAGGTCAAAATGAATAA
- a CDS encoding RnfABCDGE type electron transport complex subunit E, translating into MNKLQIILSGIVKNNPTFVLVLGMCPTLGTTTSAGNGMGMGLATMAVLIMSNLVISLIKNIIPDKVRIPAFIVVIASFVTIIQMLMQAFVPALYDALGVFIPLIVVNCIILGRAEAFASKNSPFDSALDGVGIGLGFTLSLTVVGAVREILGSGAIFGVSLGIADYTPLIFVLAPGAFLVLGYLMVLFNKLAKK; encoded by the coding sequence ATGAATAAGTTGCAGATTATTTTGAGCGGTATCGTCAAGAATAACCCGACGTTCGTGCTGGTGCTGGGCATGTGTCCCACGCTGGGAACGACCACTTCGGCCGGGAACGGCATGGGCATGGGGCTGGCGACGATGGCCGTGCTGATCATGTCGAACCTCGTGATCTCGCTCATCAAGAACATCATTCCCGACAAGGTCCGCATTCCGGCGTTCATCGTCGTGATCGCCTCGTTCGTGACTATCATCCAGATGCTGATGCAGGCTTTCGTGCCGGCGCTGTACGATGCGCTGGGCGTCTTCATCCCGCTGATCGTGGTGAACTGCATCATCCTGGGACGCGCCGAGGCGTTCGCCTCGAAGAATTCGCCGTTCGACTCCGCGCTGGACGGCGTGGGCATCGGTCTGGGATTCACGCTGTCGCTGACGGTCGTCGGCGCCGTGCGCGAGATTCTCGGCAGCGGGGCCATCTTCGGCGTCAGCCTCGGAATCGCCGACTACACGCCGCTGATCTTCGTGCTGGCTCCCGGTGCATTCCTGGTGCTCGGATACCTTATGGTCTTGTTTAACAAATTAGCCAAGAAATAG